Proteins from one Streptomyces sp. NBC_00390 genomic window:
- a CDS encoding ArsR/SmtB family transcription factor, which yields MNARLHLSGAHDAQEPDDGTRLAVAVEVLGLLADRTRLALLQRLGEGEADVTTLTRACGAARPAVSQHLSRLRLAGLVTARKEGRRVIYALRHGHLRRLVEEALSVADHQLGQLPPHD from the coding sequence ATGAACGCACGCTTGCACCTGTCAGGTGCGCACGATGCGCAGGAGCCGGACGACGGCACACGACTGGCGGTGGCGGTGGAGGTGCTGGGTCTGCTCGCCGACCGAACCCGCCTGGCCCTGCTGCAACGGCTCGGCGAGGGCGAGGCGGATGTGACCACCCTGACCCGGGCGTGCGGGGCGGCGCGGCCCGCGGTCAGCCAGCACCTGAGCAGACTCCGGCTGGCCGGTCTTGTCACCGCACGCAAGGAGGGCCGACGCGTCATCTACGCCCTGCGCCACGGGCACTTGCGCCGCTTGGTGGAGGAGGCCCTCAGCGTCGCCGACCACCAGCTCGGCCAACTCCCGCCCCACGACTGA